In the Pseudothauera hydrothermalis genome, one interval contains:
- the folP gene encoding dihydropteroate synthase, whose protein sequence is MSILRCGRFELDLSRPRVMAIINLTPDSFSGDGVGGEVSAALARAKAALEAGADILDLGAESTRPGAEPVPEAVEIARIVPVVRALADWRVPLSVDTMKPAVMRAALEAGADLINDVNGFRAPGAVQAVCDSDAALCVMHMQGEPRTMQIEPRYVDVVGEVAAFLDERVSALCAAGVARERIVLDPGFGFGKTLDHNLALLTHLDRLCAAGLPILVGVSRKSMLGAITGRPVGQRLGSSVAAALLAVQRGAHIVRVHDVADTVDALKVLAALQSTV, encoded by the coding sequence ATGAGCATACTGCGCTGTGGTCGCTTTGAACTGGATCTTTCCCGTCCGCGGGTCATGGCGATCATCAACCTTACCCCGGATTCATTCTCCGGCGACGGGGTGGGCGGTGAAGTGTCGGCAGCGCTGGCGCGCGCAAAAGCTGCATTGGAAGCCGGGGCAGACATACTGGACTTGGGGGCAGAGTCCACCCGCCCGGGGGCAGAGCCGGTGCCCGAGGCGGTGGAGATCGCCCGGATCGTGCCGGTGGTGCGTGCGCTGGCCGATTGGCGGGTGCCGCTTTCGGTCGATACCATGAAGCCGGCGGTCATGCGCGCCGCGCTGGAAGCCGGGGCGGATCTGATCAATGACGTCAATGGTTTTCGCGCGCCCGGTGCAGTGCAGGCAGTGTGTGACAGCGATGCGGCGTTGTGCGTGATGCACATGCAAGGCGAGCCGCGCACCATGCAAATCGAACCGCGCTATGTGGATGTTGTGGGCGAAGTGGCCGCATTCCTGGATGAGCGGGTGTCGGCCCTATGCGCCGCAGGGGTGGCGCGTGAGCGCATTGTGCTGGATCCAGGTTTTGGCTTTGGTAAAACGCTGGATCACAATCTGGCGCTTTTGACCCACCTCGACCGCCTGTGTGCGGCCGGTTTGCCGATTCTGGTGGGGGTGTCGCGCAAGTCCATGCTCGGTGCCATCACCGGCCGGCCGGTGGGCCAGCGGCTTGGATCCAGTGTGGCCGCCGCACTGTTAGCGGTGCAGCGGGGTGCGCACATTGTGCGGGTGCACGATGTGGCCGATACCGTCGATGCGCTCAAAGTGCTGGCCGCATTGCAGTCGACCGTCTGA
- the ftsH gene encoding ATP-dependent zinc metalloprotease FtsH, which produces MNNLFKNLAIWMVIGVVLMTVFNQFNERQVSTNTMEYSQFMEEAKAGRISKVTVDGRTLRAITHDGRPLTVYTPGVQDIWMVSDLMRYGVTVNATKPEEEQSFLASVFISWFPMLLLIGVWIFFMRQMQGGGRGGAFSFGKSKARMLDESANSVTFADVAGCDEAKEEVSELVEFLRDPSKFQKLGGRIPKGVLMVGSPGTGKTLLAKAIAGEAKVPFFSISGSDFVEMFVGVGAARVRDMFEQAKKHAPCIIFIDEIDAVGRQRGAGLGGGNDEREQTLNQLLVEMDGFEGASGVIVIAATNRPDVLDPALLRPGRFDRQVVVPLPDIRGREQILKVHMRKVPIAPDVDPHVLARGTPGFAGADLANLVNEAALFAARANKRLVDMDDFERAKDKIMMGAERRSVVMPEEERRNTAYHEAGHAVVAKLLDKTDPVHKVTIIPRGRALGVTMQLPAEDRYSQDRERLLQTIAVLFGGRIAEEVFMKQMTTGASNDFQRATDLARRMVTQWGMSDTLGPMVYGEEEGEIFLGRQVTTHRNVSESTMQKVDAEIRRIIDQQYSLARQLIETHRDKVEAMARALLEWETLDADQINDIMAGKPPRPPKPASAPVKPSSDDGSTGQQPNAPAPAA; this is translated from the coding sequence TTGAACAATCTTTTCAAGAATCTTGCCATCTGGATGGTGATCGGCGTCGTGCTGATGACGGTCTTCAACCAGTTCAACGAGCGCCAGGTGTCGACGAACACCATGGAGTACTCGCAGTTCATGGAGGAGGCCAAAGCCGGCCGCATCTCCAAAGTGACCGTCGATGGCCGCACACTACGCGCGATCACCCATGACGGGCGGCCGCTCACGGTCTATACCCCGGGCGTGCAGGACATCTGGATGGTGTCCGATCTGATGCGCTATGGGGTCACGGTCAATGCCACCAAGCCGGAGGAAGAACAAAGCTTCCTGGCCAGCGTCTTCATCTCCTGGTTCCCGATGTTGCTTTTGATCGGCGTGTGGATTTTCTTCATGCGCCAAATGCAAGGCGGCGGCCGAGGCGGCGCGTTTTCTTTCGGCAAAAGTAAGGCGCGCATGTTGGACGAGTCCGCCAACTCGGTCACCTTTGCCGATGTCGCCGGCTGCGACGAAGCCAAGGAAGAAGTGTCCGAGCTGGTCGAGTTTCTGCGTGACCCGTCCAAATTCCAGAAGCTCGGCGGACGCATCCCGAAAGGTGTGCTGATGGTCGGTTCGCCGGGTACCGGCAAGACCTTGCTCGCCAAGGCAATCGCTGGCGAAGCCAAGGTGCCGTTCTTTTCGATTTCCGGTTCCGACTTCGTGGAAATGTTCGTCGGTGTCGGTGCGGCGCGGGTGCGCGACATGTTCGAGCAAGCCAAGAAGCACGCGCCGTGCATCATTTTCATCGATGAGATCGACGCGGTTGGCCGCCAACGTGGCGCCGGCCTGGGCGGCGGCAACGATGAGCGCGAGCAAACCCTCAACCAGTTGCTGGTGGAAATGGACGGCTTTGAGGGGGCGTCCGGGGTGATCGTCATCGCCGCGACCAACCGTCCGGATGTGCTCGACCCGGCTTTGCTGCGTCCGGGCCGTTTCGACCGCCAAGTCGTGGTGCCGCTGCCGGATATCCGCGGTCGTGAGCAGATTCTCAAGGTTCATATGCGCAAGGTGCCGATCGCTCCGGATGTCGATCCGCACGTGCTGGCGCGCGGCACACCGGGGTTTGCCGGTGCCGACCTGGCCAACTTGGTCAATGAGGCCGCGTTGTTTGCCGCCCGCGCCAACAAGCGCTTGGTGGATATGGACGATTTTGAGCGCGCCAAAGACAAGATCATGATGGGTGCCGAGCGCCGCTCGGTGGTCATGCCAGAAGAAGAGCGCCGCAACACCGCTTACCATGAGGCGGGACATGCGGTCGTGGCCAAACTGCTCGACAAGACCGATCCGGTTCACAAGGTCACCATCATCCCGCGCGGTCGCGCGTTGGGTGTGACCATGCAGCTGCCGGCCGAAGACCGTTACAGCCAGGACCGCGAGCGCTTGCTGCAGACGATTGCGGTGCTGTTCGGCGGACGGATCGCTGAAGAGGTGTTCATGAAGCAAATGACCACCGGGGCGTCCAACGATTTTCAGCGCGCCACCGATCTGGCCCGTCGCATGGTCACCCAGTGGGGCATGTCCGATACACTCGGACCCATGGTCTATGGTGAGGAGGAGGGTGAAATCTTCCTGGGTCGCCAGGTCACTACCCACCGTAATGTGTCTGAGAGCACCATGCAAAAGGTCGATGCCGAAATCCGTCGCATCATCGACCAGCAGTACAGCCTGGCGCGGCAGCTGATTGAGACCCATCGCGATAAGGTCGAAGCCATGGCGCGTGCGCTGCTTGAATGGGAGACGTTGGACGCCGACCAAATCAACGACATCATGGCCGGCAAACCGCCCCGCCCGCCCAAGCCAGCTTCGGCGCCGGTCAAGCCGTCGTCCGATGACGGCAGCACCGGTCAGCAACCCAACGCGCCGGCACCTGCGGCCTGA
- the rlmE gene encoding 23S rRNA (uridine(2552)-2'-O)-methyltransferase RlmE codes for MKRTKTSKAWMQEHVNDTFVQQAKARGYRSRAAFKLAEIDDRDRLLRPGAVVVDLGAAPGSWSQVAVQRIGARGRVFALDLLPIEPIAGVVFVQGDFTDHAVAQQFEASLNGAAVDLVMSDMAPNMSGVPTVDQARSIHLCELALDFAVRHLKPGGHFLVKVFHGEGFDGFRRQMQAAFRTVEVRKPKASRDRSAEVYLLGNARK; via the coding sequence ATGAAGCGAACCAAAACCAGCAAAGCCTGGATGCAGGAGCATGTGAATGACACTTTCGTCCAACAGGCAAAAGCTCGCGGTTATCGCTCGCGGGCGGCGTTCAAGCTTGCCGAAATCGATGATCGTGACCGTCTATTGCGTCCCGGTGCGGTGGTGGTGGATCTTGGGGCTGCGCCAGGTTCCTGGAGCCAGGTCGCGGTCCAGCGTATTGGCGCGCGGGGGCGGGTTTTCGCGCTCGACCTGTTGCCCATCGAGCCGATTGCCGGTGTGGTGTTTGTGCAGGGCGATTTCACCGATCATGCGGTGGCGCAGCAATTCGAAGCCAGTTTGAACGGGGCGGCGGTCGACCTGGTGATGTCCGATATGGCGCCGAACATGTCGGGCGTGCCCACGGTGGACCAGGCGCGCTCGATTCACCTGTGTGAGTTGGCGTTGGATTTTGCCGTCCGGCATCTCAAGCCCGGCGGCCATTTTTTGGTAAAAGTGTTTCACGGCGAAGGCTTCGATGGCTTTCGCCGGCAGATGCAGGCGGCGTTTCGCACGGTTGAGGTGCGAAAACCGAAGGCCTCTCGCGATCGCAGCGCCGAGGTCTATCTGCTTGGCAACGCGCGCAAATAA
- a CDS encoding YhbY family RNA-binding protein, whose protein sequence is MSELTPAQRRELRARAHHLNPVASIASNGLSPAVLAEIERALQAHELIKIRVYGSERGQREALLEELCAALDAAPVQHIGNILVVWRERREEQRAVAAPSTKTNRAARPSTAKSAASFAAAARRAALAQAAQAKRHKSREGTAGRHKIAAEPSSRKK, encoded by the coding sequence ATGAGCGAACTCACCCCCGCACAGCGTCGCGAGCTTCGCGCCCGCGCCCACCACCTCAACCCAGTGGCCAGTATTGCTTCCAACGGTCTGAGCCCGGCGGTGCTGGCCGAGATCGAACGTGCGCTGCAGGCCCATGAACTAATCAAGATCCGGGTCTACGGTAGCGAACGCGGTCAGCGCGAAGCGCTCTTAGAGGAACTGTGCGCTGCGCTCGATGCCGCACCGGTGCAACACATTGGCAACATCCTTGTCGTGTGGCGCGAGCGCCGCGAAGAACAGCGTGCCGTCGCGGCGCCGTCAACCAAAACCAACCGCGCCGCGCGCCCGTCGACCGCAAAATCGGCGGCCAGCTTTGCGGCCGCTGCCCGTCGTGCCGCGCTGGCGCAGGCTGCGCAAGCCAAGCGTCACAAAAGCCGCGAAGGCACCGCTGGCCGCCACAAAATAGCCGCTGAGCCATCGAGCCGTAAAAAATGA
- a CDS encoding DUF4149 domain-containing protein, with protein MRALADYLFVFALTLWVGALWVVGYLVAPTLFAVIEDRALAGEVAGRLFASVGWMGLACGAYLLLHMAFRQGWEAFRNWVFWLIVLMLVAGLAILFGIQPLMAQLKAQAWPREVMDSALREPFATWHGVSSVLYLLQSLAGLLLLRAPRRVLG; from the coding sequence ATGCGTGCGCTGGCGGACTATCTGTTCGTTTTCGCGCTGACCCTGTGGGTAGGGGCGCTATGGGTGGTTGGCTATCTGGTTGCGCCAACGCTCTTTGCCGTCATCGAAGATCGCGCGCTGGCCGGCGAGGTGGCCGGCCGTTTGTTTGCCAGCGTGGGCTGGATGGGGCTGGCCTGTGGTGCTTACCTGCTGCTACACATGGCTTTTCGGCAGGGCTGGGAGGCGTTTCGTAACTGGGTGTTCTGGCTCATCGTGTTGATGCTGGTGGCCGGTCTCGCCATCCTTTTCGGGATTCAGCCGCTGATGGCGCAGCTCAAAGCGCAAGCTTGGCCGCGCGAAGTCATGGACAGCGCCTTGCGCGAACCCTTTGCCACCTGGCACGGCGTATCCAGCGTTCTGTACTTGCTGCAAAGCCTGGCTGGGCTGCTTTTGCTGCGTGCGCCGCGTCGGGTGCTGGGCTGA
- the greA gene encoding transcription elongation factor GreA: MNKTPLTVAGAEMLRAELHRLKTVERPNVIAAIAEARSHGDLSENAEYEAAKDRQGFIEGRIMELESKLASAQIIDPALLDADGRCVFGATVELEDMASGQTVTYQIVGDDEADIKLGKISISSPIARALIGKYAGDIAEVQAPGGVREYEIVDVRYV; the protein is encoded by the coding sequence ATGAACAAGACGCCATTGACCGTCGCCGGCGCCGAAATGTTGCGCGCCGAGCTGCACCGTCTGAAAACTGTCGAACGTCCCAACGTCATCGCGGCGATTGCCGAGGCGCGCTCGCATGGCGATTTGTCCGAAAACGCCGAGTACGAGGCTGCCAAGGACCGTCAGGGTTTTATCGAGGGCCGTATCATGGAGCTCGAAAGCAAGCTGGCCAGCGCGCAGATCATCGATCCCGCGCTGCTCGATGCCGACGGCCGTTGCGTGTTTGGCGCCACCGTGGAGTTGGAGGACATGGCCTCGGGACAGACCGTGACCTATCAGATCGTCGGCGACGACGAGGCCGACATCAAGCTCGGCAAAATCTCCATCAGTTCGCCGATCGCCCGAGCGCTGATCGGCAAATATGCCGGAGATATCGCCGAAGTACAGGCTCCCGGCGGTGTGCGCGAGTACGAAATCGTCGACGTGCGCTACGTCTGA
- the carB gene encoding carbamoyl-phosphate synthase large subunit: MPKRTDIQSILIIGAGPIVIGQACEFDYSGAQACKALREEGYKVILVNSNPATIMTDPDTADVTYIEPITWQVVERIIEKERPDAILPTMGGQTALNCALDLARNGVLAKYGVELIGASEEAIDKAEDRLKFKEAMTKIGLGSARSGIAHSMEEALQVQGGIGFPVIIRPSFTLGGSGGGIAYNMEEFHEICKRGLEASPTNELLIEESLLGWKEYEMEVVRDRADNCIIVCSIENLDPMGVHTGDSITVAPAQTLTDKEYQIMRNASIAVLREIGVDTGGSNVQFAINPKDGRMIVIEMNPRVSRSSALASKATGFPIAKVAAKLAVGYTLDELKNDITGGATPASFEPSIDYVVTKIPRFAFEKFPQANDRLTTQMKSVGEVMAIGRSFQESFQKALRGLEVGAYGLDEVETDREDLEYELINPGAQRIWYVGQAFREGYTLDQVFALTKIDPWFLAQIEDLVLTEKALTGRSLKAIQAAELRALKQKGFSDRRLAKLLGTDETAVRLHRHTLGVRPVFKRVDTCAAEFATSTAYMYSTYEEECEARPTDKKKIMVLGGGPNRIGQGIEFDYCCVHAALALREDGYETIMVNCNPETVSTDYDTSDRLYFEPITLEDLLEIVHVERPVGVIVQFGGQTPLKRARALEQNGVPIIGTSPDMIDAAEDRERFQKLLNDLGLKQPPNRTARTPEEAVRLAAEIGYPLVVRPSYVLGGRAMEIVHEQKDLERYMREAVKVSNESPVLLDRFLNDATEVDVDALSDGQQVIIGGIMEHIEQAGVHSGDSACSLPPYTLSAALQDELRRQTEAMVRALNVVGLMNVQFAIQGEGDNAVVYVLEVNPRASRTVPFVSKACSLPLAKIAARCMAGQSLASQGVTGEIVPPYYSVKEAVFPFVKFPGVDTILGPEMKSTGEVMGVGRSFAEAFVKSQIAASVRLPEAGLVFISVKPTDRPAAVEVARELHELGFRLVATRGTAGAIEAAGIPVAVVNKVTEGRPHIVDMIKNDEICLVINTVEEKRQAIADSRSIRTSALAAKVTVYTTIEGARAACMGMRHLAGLEVYSVQSLHAELKRNR; encoded by the coding sequence ATGCCCAAGCGTACAGACATTCAGTCCATCCTGATCATCGGCGCCGGCCCAATCGTCATTGGCCAGGCCTGCGAGTTCGATTACTCCGGCGCCCAGGCCTGCAAGGCGCTGCGCGAGGAGGGCTATAAGGTCATCCTGGTCAATTCCAATCCGGCCACCATCATGACCGATCCGGACACCGCGGATGTGACCTATATCGAGCCGATTACTTGGCAGGTGGTCGAGCGCATCATCGAAAAAGAGCGTCCTGACGCCATTCTGCCCACCATGGGCGGTCAAACGGCGCTCAACTGCGCGCTCGATCTGGCCCGCAACGGCGTGCTGGCCAAGTATGGGGTCGAGCTGATCGGCGCCTCGGAAGAGGCCATCGACAAGGCCGAAGACCGCCTCAAGTTCAAAGAGGCGATGACCAAGATCGGCCTTGGTTCGGCGCGATCGGGTATTGCCCACAGCATGGAAGAGGCGTTGCAGGTTCAGGGCGGCATCGGTTTTCCGGTGATCATCCGCCCGAGTTTCACGCTCGGCGGCTCCGGCGGCGGCATTGCCTACAACATGGAAGAGTTCCATGAAATCTGCAAGCGCGGTCTCGAAGCCAGCCCGACCAACGAGCTGCTGATCGAAGAGTCACTGTTGGGCTGGAAGGAATACGAGATGGAGGTCGTGCGCGACCGCGCCGACAACTGCATCATCGTGTGTTCGATCGAAAACCTCGATCCGATGGGCGTGCACACCGGCGATTCGATCACCGTTGCGCCGGCGCAGACGCTTACCGACAAGGAATACCAGATCATGCGCAATGCCTCGATTGCGGTGCTGCGCGAGATCGGGGTGGATACCGGTGGCTCGAACGTGCAGTTTGCGATCAACCCCAAGGACGGGCGCATGATCGTCATCGAGATGAACCCACGGGTGTCGCGTTCCTCGGCGCTGGCCTCCAAGGCCACGGGTTTTCCGATCGCCAAGGTCGCGGCCAAGCTGGCGGTGGGCTACACGCTCGACGAGCTCAAGAACGACATCACCGGCGGCGCGACACCGGCCTCGTTCGAACCTTCGATCGACTATGTCGTCACCAAGATTCCGCGCTTTGCCTTCGAAAAATTCCCGCAGGCCAACGATCGTCTGACTACGCAGATGAAATCGGTGGGCGAGGTGATGGCCATCGGGCGCAGTTTCCAGGAGTCCTTCCAAAAGGCCCTGCGCGGGCTGGAGGTGGGCGCTTACGGCCTGGATGAGGTCGAAACCGACCGCGAGGATTTGGAGTACGAGCTGATCAATCCGGGCGCGCAACGTATCTGGTATGTCGGCCAAGCGTTTCGCGAAGGCTACACCTTGGATCAGGTGTTCGCCCTGACCAAGATCGACCCCTGGTTCCTGGCGCAGATCGAGGACTTGGTATTGACCGAAAAAGCGCTCACTGGCCGCTCCCTGAAGGCGATTCAAGCGGCCGAGCTGCGCGCGCTCAAGCAAAAAGGGTTCTCCGACCGGCGCTTGGCCAAGCTGCTGGGCACCGATGAAACCGCGGTGCGCCTGCATCGCCACACCTTGGGCGTGCGCCCGGTGTTCAAGCGTGTGGATACCTGCGCGGCCGAATTCGCCACGTCCACCGCCTACATGTATTCCACTTACGAAGAGGAATGCGAGGCGCGCCCCACCGACAAGAAAAAAATCATGGTGCTGGGCGGCGGCCCGAACCGTATCGGCCAGGGCATCGAGTTCGATTACTGCTGCGTGCACGCAGCGTTGGCACTGCGCGAGGACGGGTACGAGACCATCATGGTCAACTGCAACCCGGAAACCGTGTCTACCGACTACGACACCTCCGATCGCCTGTATTTCGAGCCGATCACGCTGGAAGATTTGCTGGAAATCGTCCATGTCGAGCGCCCTGTTGGGGTTATCGTGCAGTTTGGCGGGCAGACTCCGCTCAAGCGTGCGCGTGCGCTGGAACAAAACGGCGTGCCGATCATCGGCACCAGTCCGGACATGATCGACGCCGCGGAAGACCGCGAGCGTTTCCAGAAACTGCTCAACGACCTCGGTCTCAAGCAGCCACCGAACCGCACCGCGCGAACCCCGGAAGAAGCGGTGCGCCTGGCGGCCGAAATCGGCTATCCGCTGGTGGTGCGGCCCAGCTATGTGCTGGGCGGACGGGCAATGGAGATCGTGCATGAGCAAAAGGACCTGGAGCGCTACATGCGTGAAGCGGTCAAGGTCTCCAATGAGTCGCCGGTACTGCTGGACCGCTTCCTCAACGATGCCACCGAGGTGGACGTGGATGCGTTGTCCGACGGCCAGCAGGTGATCATCGGCGGCATCATGGAACATATTGAACAGGCCGGTGTGCACTCGGGCGACTCCGCCTGCTCGCTGCCGCCCTACACCCTGTCGGCCGCTCTACAGGACGAGTTGCGCCGTCAAACCGAGGCGATGGTGCGCGCACTCAATGTGGTCGGCCTGATGAACGTGCAGTTTGCCATCCAGGGCGAAGGCGACAACGCCGTGGTGTACGTGCTGGAAGTCAATCCGCGCGCATCGCGTACCGTGCCCTTCGTCTCCAAAGCCTGCTCGCTGCCGCTGGCCAAGATCGCCGCGCGCTGCATGGCGGGCCAGAGCCTGGCCAGTCAGGGGGTGACAGGCGAGATCGTGCCGCCCTACTACTCGGTCAAAGAAGCAGTATTTCCGTTCGTGAAGTTCCCGGGTGTAGACACCATTCTCGGACCCGAGATGAAGTCCACCGGCGAGGTCATGGGCGTGGGCCGCAGTTTTGCCGAAGCCTTCGTCAAGAGCCAAATTGCCGCCAGTGTGCGCCTTCCGGAGGCCGGCCTGGTGTTCATCAGCGTCAAGCCCACTGACCGTCCGGCCGCAGTCGAGGTAGCGCGCGAGCTGCATGAGCTGGGTTTTCGCCTGGTTGCCACCCGAGGCACCGCCGGTGCGATCGAGGCCGCCGGTATTCCAGTGGCGGTGGTCAATAAAGTGACCGAAGGCCGCCCGCACATCGTGGACATGATCAAAAACGATGAGATCTGCCTGGTGATCAACACCGTAGAGGAAAAGCGCCAGGCAATCGCCGATTCGCGCTCCATTCGTACCAGCGCGCTGGCTGCCAAGGTGACGGTCTATACCACCATCGAAGGCGCGCGCGCGGCCTGCATGGGGATGCGTCATTTGGCCGGCCTGGAAGTCTATTCCGTGCAATCTTTGCACGCCGAACTGAAGCGAAACCGATGA
- the carA gene encoding glutamine-hydrolyzing carbamoyl-phosphate synthase small subunit, translating to MTAFPPALLALADGTVFHGKGIGAAGSTVGEVVFNTAMSGYQEILTDPSYCRQIVTLTYPHIGNTGVNREDVEAGRVHAAGLVIRDLPVLPSNFRMEHTLDAYLKAENVVAIAGIDTRKLTRLLREKGAQAGCIVTARAGETLDAGAAVAQARAFPGLAGMDLAKVVSAPAAFAWTEGEWVLGKGYPSQTESRFHVVAYDFGVKRNILRMLSSRGCRLTVVPAQTPAKDVLAMKPDGVFLSNGPGDPQPCDYAIAAIGEILDARVPTFGICLGHQLLALASGAKTVKMKFGHHGANHPVKDLDSGQVLITSQNHGFAVDPATMPNTLRTTHVSLFDGSNQGIARTDVPAFSFQGHPEASPGPHDVSYLFDRFVQLMQAAK from the coding sequence GTGACTGCTTTCCCGCCCGCTCTTCTCGCGCTTGCCGACGGGACGGTTTTTCACGGCAAGGGCATCGGTGCGGCTGGCAGCACGGTCGGCGAGGTGGTGTTCAACACCGCCATGTCGGGCTATCAGGAAATCCTGACCGACCCCAGCTATTGCCGCCAGATCGTTACGCTGACCTATCCGCACATCGGCAACACCGGTGTAAACCGTGAAGATGTGGAAGCTGGCCGGGTGCATGCCGCGGGCCTGGTGATCCGCGATTTGCCCGTTTTGCCGTCAAATTTCCGCATGGAGCACACGCTCGATGCCTATCTCAAGGCTGAGAATGTGGTGGCCATTGCCGGCATCGATACCCGTAAGCTGACCCGGCTGCTGCGTGAAAAAGGTGCGCAAGCCGGCTGTATCGTTACCGCCAGGGCTGGTGAGACGCTCGATGCCGGCGCGGCGGTGGCCCAAGCCCGTGCTTTTCCCGGCCTGGCCGGCATGGATCTCGCCAAGGTGGTGAGCGCGCCGGCGGCTTTTGCCTGGACAGAGGGCGAATGGGTGCTGGGCAAGGGCTATCCGTCACAAACCGAAAGCCGGTTCCATGTGGTGGCCTACGACTTCGGGGTCAAGCGCAACATTCTGCGCATGCTCTCCAGCCGCGGTTGCCGGCTGACCGTAGTGCCGGCGCAAACCCCTGCCAAGGATGTGTTGGCCATGAAGCCGGACGGCGTGTTTTTGTCCAACGGCCCGGGCGATCCGCAGCCTTGCGACTATGCGATCGCTGCCATCGGCGAGATTCTCGATGCGCGTGTGCCGACTTTCGGCATCTGTTTGGGGCATCAGCTACTGGCGCTGGCCTCGGGCGCGAAAACCGTGAAAATGAAGTTCGGTCACCATGGCGCCAACCATCCGGTCAAGGATTTGGACAGCGGTCAGGTGCTGATCACCAGCCAGAATCACGGCTTTGCGGTAGACCCGGCCACCATGCCCAACACCTTGCGGACCACCCATGTGTCCTTGTTCGATGGCTCCAACCAGGGGATCGCCCGCACCGATGTGCCGGCCTTTTCCTTTCAAGGACATCCAGAAGCCAGTCCCGGCCCGCATGACGTGTCCTATCTTTTCGACCGCTTCGTACAACTGATGCAAGCGGCCAAATGA